A window of Chrysiogenia bacterium contains these coding sequences:
- a CDS encoding MnhB domain-containing protein, with amino-acid sequence MRSFLLEQLARLIIPLALLLGLSLLLKGHHAPGGGFVGGLALSVAGILGMAAYGTKVLRARLPFQPERVAVVGVIIIFCTVFFPLLMGDPMLTHRSGDIPLLFGLSYHWHTALFFDIGVMLAVGGGGTAAALWLWERHPREFGITHGEKD; translated from the coding sequence ATGAGAAGCTTCCTTCTTGAACAGCTTGCGCGGCTCATCATTCCGCTGGCCCTGCTGCTGGGGCTGAGCCTGCTGCTCAAGGGCCATCATGCCCCGGGCGGCGGATTCGTCGGCGGCCTGGCCCTCTCGGTCGCCGGGATCCTGGGCATGGCGGCCTATGGCACCAAGGTGCTGCGCGCGCGCCTTCCCTTCCAGCCCGAGCGCGTGGCTGTCGTCGGCGTCATCATCATCTTCTGCACGGTGTTTTTCCCGCTGCTCATGGGCGATCCGATGCTCACCCATCGCAGCGGCGACATCCCGCTGCTCTTCGGGCTCTCCTACCACTGGCACACCGCGCTGTTCTTCGACATCGGCGTGATGCTCGCGGTGGGCGGCGGCGGCACGGCCGCAGCGCTCTGGCTCTGGGAGCGCCACCCGCGCGAGTTCGGCATCACCCATGGGGAGAAAGACTGA
- a CDS encoding NADH-quinone oxidoreductase subunit K encodes MGPIAVISVFLLTSVGVYLLLGRTLFRAVLGLGLITHAANLLVMMTGGWHRVAPLVQDGATVENVADPLPQALLLTAIVISMAVTIYLLALMAVASVREGLLLTQPAPATDEGRSREEVLDELEGRSSSAVTAPAEEAK; translated from the coding sequence ATGGGCCCGATTGCCGTCATCTCGGTTTTTCTGCTGACTTCGGTCGGTGTGTATCTGCTGCTCGGGCGCACGCTCTTTCGCGCCGTGCTGGGCCTGGGGCTCATCACACACGCGGCCAACCTGCTGGTGATGATGACCGGTGGGTGGCATCGCGTTGCGCCGCTGGTGCAGGACGGGGCCACCGTTGAGAACGTGGCCGATCCGCTCCCGCAGGCGCTGCTGCTGACCGCAATTGTGATCTCCATGGCGGTGACGATTTACCTGCTCGCGCTCATGGCTGTGGCCTCGGTGCGCGAGGGGCTGCTGCTCACGCAGCCTGCGCCCGCTACCGACGAGGGCCGCAGCCGCGAGGAAGTGCTCGACGAGCTTGAAGGCCGCTCCAGCAGCGCAGTTACGGCGCCTGCGGAGGAAGCCAAGTGA